The window GCCGATTTGGTTCTCAAGGTGTTGTTACATCCTATCGTTATGGCGTATATGATATTCGTGAAATTGATTTAGAAAGCACCTTGATGGATCTAATTAAGAAGCAATCTAATCCGACCATAGCTTTGCTCATTAAAAAGGGCTACATTGAGGTTCGCATCACTGCTAAGGCTGAAACATTAGAAGCGGCACAAGACCTGCTTAATCCTTGGGATGCAATCATACGAGAACGCTTAGGCTCTCGCATAGGGCGCAACTTAACAATTTCTATGGAGGAAACATTAGGTCGAACCTTGTTAGAGGAACATAGTACTATTAGTACTGCTGAATCATGTACATCAGGATTGGTTGGTAAATTACTGACTAATGTCAGTGGCAGTAGTGAGTACTATATGGGTGGTGTCATTTCGTATAGTAATGATGTGAAACATCGTGTTTTAGGTGTACCACAAGATATGTTAGATACATATGGCGCTGTTAGTGAACAAGTGGCTAAGGCTATGGCAGAGGGGGCACGAACTGTTGGCCAAACAACATATGCTGTTTCTACAACGGGGATAGCCGGTCCTGGTGGAGGAACTCAAGAAAAGCCCGTTGGACTAGTGTGGTTTGGTGTTACTGGTCCACATGGCACAGTGGCCCATAAAGCTAATTTAATTGGCAATCGAGAAGATATTAGACAAAGTGCGGCAGAGCTAGCACTATACTATGTTTATACTTATATAACAGAAAAGGAGAAATAAAATAATGGCTGTAGATGGCAGACAAGCAGCGTTGGATAACGCGTTAAAACAAATTGAAAAAGATTTTGGTAAAGGTGCTATTATGCGTCTTGGTGAAGCGGCAGATCGCATGAATGTAGAGGTGATTTCCTCTGGTTCT of the Veillonella parvula genome contains:
- a CDS encoding competence/damage-inducible protein A, producing MIVELISTGSELLLGDTVNTNVSWLAQELNKLGYTIAHQSVVGDNPKRMAEVFQLASTRADIVISTGGLGPTQGDITRNVLADSIGRPIVFNQEAMNELERFFKSVNRTIPDASRREAQLPKGAKVLYNPVGVAPGVVVEDGDTTYILLPGPPGEMKGMFQESVVPYLNGRFGSQGVVTSYRYGVYDIREIDLESTLMDLIKKQSNPTIALLIKKGYIEVRITAKAETLEAAQDLLNPWDAIIRERLGSRIGRNLTISMEETLGRTLLEEHSTISTAESCTSGLVGKLLTNVSGSSEYYMGGVISYSNDVKHRVLGVPQDMLDTYGAVSEQVAKAMAEGARTVGQTTYAVSTTGIAGPGGGTQEKPVGLVWFGVTGPHGTVAHKANLIGNREDIRQSAAELALYYVYTYITEKEK